In the genome of Noviherbaspirillum saxi, the window CCCGCCGCCCCCAACGTCGAATCCGTCGACATCCTCAAGCAGAACCAGGCCGAACGCACGCGCGACCAGCCGGGCAACAATGCGCCGACCTGGCGCATCATCAAGGAAGGCACGAATAATTATTCCAGCCTGCCCGGTCCGGAAATGGGTGTGCTGATTCAACCCAAAGCGCAGTTTCCGGGGCAGAGTTATGCGACCACGGCGGGCGAGGCATGGCGGCAGTATCGCAACGGGCCGCTGACCAACATCGGCGGCTGGCTGCTGATCATTGCAATCATCGCGCTTGCCGCGATTTACCTAATCAAGGGGCGCATCCGGCTGAAAGGCGCCCGCACCGGCCGCCTGATCGAACGCTTCACATCGCTGGAACGCATCACGCACTGGACCGTGGCAATTACCTTTCTCACGCTCGCATTGTCCGGCCTGATCATGCTGTTCGGCAAATACGTACTGATGCCGGTATTCGGCCATACGCTGTTCGGCTGGCTCGCGTTTGCCTGCAAGAACATCCACAATTTCGTCGGGCCGGTCTTTACGATATCGCTGGTGCTGATGTTCGTGCTGTATGTGAAAGACAACCTGCCGCAGCGCGGCGACGGCAGATGGCTGGCCAGGCTCGGCGGCGCGATCGGCAAGGAGCATGTGAGCGCCGGCCGCTTCAATGCCGGTGAAAAACTGTGGTTCTGGGGCGGCGTCGTCACGCTCGGCCTGATCGTCAGCGCTTCCGGTTTCGTGCTCGACATGCTGGTGCCGGGCATGGTCTACACCCGCAGCAACATGCAAATCGCCAATATCATCCATCTGATCGCGGCGGTGCTGGTGGTGGCGATGTCGTTCGGCCATATCTACCTTGGCACGATCGGCATGGAAGGCGCCTACGATGCCATGCGCCGCGGCTATGTCGACGATACCTGGGCCAAGGAACATCATGATCTGTGGTATCAGCAAATCCAGAATGGCGAAGTACCGCGCGTGCGGACGCAACAGCGTCCGGGCGATCCGGGACCGGTCAAGGCCGTATGAAGGCAAGAGAGGATACGATGAAAAACTGCTTACCCCTGTTGATCATGCTGGCACTGGGCGCGGGTGCGGCCCATGCCAAGCTGCCGCCTCCCACCCCGGAAGCCAAGGCCGCTGCCGATGCCGCGAAAGACAAGACTGCCTGGAGCGACAAGGTCGCATCCTATAAACTCTGCCAGTCGCAGGACAAGGTGACCGCGCGTTACTTCAAGGACAAGGAAGGCGCGAAGAAACCAACCGTCGAGACGCCGCCATGCGCGGACCCGGGGCCCTATGTTCCTACTGCGGCGGCAGCACCGGCAGCACCACCAGCAGCGGGCGGCACGGCAGCCCCCGCCGCCGCTGCGGCAGCTGCCAGCGCCCCGACCGCGCCGGCGGCATCGGCAAGCACGGCGCCCGCTGCACCGGCAGCCGAGCCTGCAAAGAAGTAACATAGGACTCATTGAACCACTCGTTGCTGTTCGCAGCAGAAAACTCGACGCATGCCACGCCGCCCCTACCTGACCAATGCCACCGTCAATCTCACGCAAGAAGTCGAGGTAATGGACGAACGCGGCCGGATATCGAAAATCTTCATTCCGGCGGAACGCCCGCTGACGGTCTATGTCGACAAGCGCGAACTGGTGACGCTGATGACCCTGGGCGGCGCGCCGGAAGCCCTGACGCTCGGGTATCTGCGCAATCAGCGCCTGGTCAGGTCCATTGAAGATATCGAATCGATCACCGTGGACTGGGAAGTCGAGGCGGTTGCGGTCAAGACCTTTTCCGGCATCGCCGACGTCGAGGAACGCACTTCGCGCAAGGTGGTCACCACCGGCTGCGGCCAGGGCTCCGTGTTTGGCGGGCTGATGGATGAAGTCGAGCGGATTACCTTGCCGCCCGACGCGCGGCTACGCCAATCGACGCTGTACCAGATCGTCGATACCATCCGCACCCAGCAATCGATCTACAAGCAGGCCGGCTCGGTGCATGGTTGCGCGCTGTTTTCGGCCGAAGGCGAGATGCTGTATTTCGTCGAGGATGTCGGCCGCCACAATGCGGTCGATGCGATCGCCGGCCGCATGTGGCTGGACGATGTCGGCGGCGGCGACAAGGTGTTTTACACCACCGGTCGGCTGACGTCCGAAATGGTCATCAAGGGCGCGCAAATGGGCATTCCCTTCCTGCTGTCGCGCTCCGGTACCACCCAGATGGGACACATGGTGGCCGAACGGCTGGGCATGACGCTGCTGGCGCGCTGCACCGGCAAGCATTTCCTTGCGCTCAGCGGCCGCGACCGCCTGATCATGGAACCGCATCTGGCCGAAGTGCTGCGGGTCGCCTAGCGCTGCCCAGGGCTGGCACACTGGGAGTCGATGTCGAAGCACAGTACACTACCCACTGACGCCAACTACCCCGATTCACGATCTGCATGCATCTGCTTGACGCTATCCGCGACGCCTTCGCCCTGCTCCTGTCCGGAGATGCCGAACTTTGGCAAGTCATCTGGGTTTCACTTAAGACCACGGTCGTCGCGCTGCTGTTCGCGACGCCGCTTGCCATCCTGCTCGGCTACCTGATCGCCGCCCGTTCGTTCGCTGGACGACGCATCGTGATCTGGCTGGTGCAGGCATCGCTGTCGCTGCCGACAGTACTGATAGGCTTGTTGCTGTACCTGATGCTGTCGCGCCAAGGTCCGCTGGGTGATTTTCGCTGGCTGTTTTCGCAGTCCGGCATCGTTGCCGGACAAGTGCTGATTGCCTTGCCGGTGCTGATCTCCTTCACGCTGGCTGCGGTGCAGGCAGCGGATCTGCGGCTGACCGAAACTGCAGTGACGCTCGGTGCATCCGGCTGGCGCGTGATGTTCACGGTGCTGTATGAAGTACGTTTCGGCGTGATGGCGGCCGTGATCAGCGGATTCGGCCGCGTGATTTCGGAAGTCGGTTGCGCGATCATGGTCGGCGGCAATATCGCCGGCGACACGCGCACCATCACCACTGCCATTGCCTTGCAAACCAGCAAGGGCGAATTTGCGCAGGGAATCGCGCTCGGCATGGTGCTCATCGTGATCGCACTTGCCATCAATGCGGTGCTGCTCCTGCTCCAGGGCGATCCACGCACGGCGCGAGGGGTGTCGTGAGAATCCTGCTATCGATACATCAGCTGAAAAAACAGTTCGGCGAACGCCAGCTGTTCGAGATCGAACACCTGACGATCCGGCAAGCCAGCGCCTATGTGCTTACCGGCTTGAATGGGACCGGCAAAAGCACCTTGCTGCGCATACTGGCCGGACTCGAACCGGCACAGGCATCGGAGGTCGTATTCCTTGATCAAAGCCTGGCGTTGGCGCCCTATCCGTCCAGCATGCGCGCGGCAATCGTGTATGTGCATCAGCATCCGGTGATGTTTTCGACCAGCGTCGCGCACAACATCGGCTATGGACTGGTGGCGCGCGGCTTGCCAAAAGCCGAGGTGGCGCGGCATGTCGACGAAGCGATGGAATGGGCCGGCGTCAGCCATTTGCGCGACAGCAAGCCGCTGACCTTGTCCGGCGGCGAAAAGCAGCGCATCGCGCTGGCACGCGCCAAAGTGCTGGAACCGAAGCTGCTGCTACTCGATGAACCGACCGCCAATCTGGACGGCGCCGCGCGCGAACAAGTGATTGCGCTGATCCCGTCACTGGTCAAAAATGGTGGCAGCGTCGTCATGGCCTGCCATGATCGTGACCTGATTGCCTTGCCCGGCGTCGAGCGGCTGAAGCTGCGCGATGGACGCTTGCAGGCGCGGCAGCAACGGGTGCGCGTGGCATAAATTTTATTGACGGGAGAACTTCACATGATGCGTACCCGAATGGTTTCCTTACTAGCTGCACTGCTGTTCCTGTCGTCGCTGGCATCGGCGCAACAGGTCCTGAAACTGTCCACCACCACCAGTACCGACAATTCGGGGCTATTGAAATTTTTGCTGCCGCCGTTTGAAGCGCAGTCCGGGCTGAAGGTGCAGGTAATTTCGGTCGGTACCGGCAAGGCGCTGGAACTGGCGAAAAACGGCGACGTCGATGTCACGCTGGTGCATGCGCGTCCTTCCGAAGACAAGTTCGTCGCCGAGGGCCATGGCGTGAACCGGCGCAATGTGATGTACAACGATTTCATCATCGTCGGTCCAGCCGCCGATCCGGCCGGCATCAAGGGCGAGAAAAACCTGATCGCTGCCCTGAAGCGGATTGTCGATACCAAGGCGCGCTTCATCTCGCGCGGCGACAATTCCGGTACTGACCAGATGGAACGCGCGTACTGGAAGGATGTCGGCGCAAAGCCGGCCGGCAATGCCTATGTATCGGCCGGGCTGGGCATGGGTGAAGTGTTGACGATGGCGGCGGAATTGCAGGCGTATACGCTGACCGACCGGGCGACCTACGTCGCCTATCAAGCCAAGACCGGGCTGGCGATTGCAGTCGAAGGCGATGCGAAAATGTTCAACCCTTACGGCATCATCGCGGTCAATCCGGCGAAGTACAAGGACATCAATTACAAGGGCGCGATGCAGTTGATCGACTGGATCACGTCGGAAGCGGGGCAACAGCGCATCGCCGCCTTCCGGGTCGACGGCAAGCAGCTGTTTTTCCCCTCCGCGACCGCGCGCTAAGTTATTTCTTTTATTTCCTTATTTCTTTTCGCTGGCAGGGCCGGTGGTATTCGGCACCGAGTGATTGTTCACTTGGCCAGAATGCGGCAGCGTGGTTGTTTCCTGGCCCTTGGTCAGCGTCTGAGGATTGGCCTGGGTCGGGGTATTGGCATCTCCGCTGCTGGGCGCGGTCGCGACCTTGGGCTGCATCGCGCCATCGGATGACGGCATCTGGTTCGGCGGCAACGCCACCGACCCGCTGCTGGTGGATGCCGGCGCGGTGCTGGTTTTCGGCTCGGGTGTTTTCTGGCAGCCGGCAAACAATAGCAGCGCGACACTGGCGAACATCAGTTTGCTCATCGTTTTCATGTCTACCTCCTGAAAGGGTCGGACCTGCGGTGCGCGATATCGCGAATCGACATGTGCACGGTGTCTGTAAAAGTGATTGACCTAGGTTTGACTGGCAACAGTACCCGGCGGTTCGGAATGGAGACGTCTATTACAACTTCGCTCAAAACAATTCCCTTTCAAAGTGCTAAGTGCGTCCTTACGTCTGTAGCCGAAATTGCTCTTGGGAAACTGCTTCGCCCGAACTTTTCCCGCGCCGGTCACTCAACCTGATTTTGGTTCAGGAGAAAAATGATGGATCCGGTTCTTAACGGAATGAATGTCGCCATCCTCGTCACCGATGGTTTCGAGCAAGTTGAATTGACCGAGCCGAAGAAAGCGCTGGAAGCGGTGGGTGCGCTGACCAGGATCGTTTCGGACAAGTTCGACAAGGTGCGCGGCATGCACCATGATCAGCAGGGAGATGAATTTACCGTCGACCTGCTCTTGCGCGAAGCGGATGCAAAAGCCTTCGATGCGGTATTACTGCCGGGCGGCAAGGTGAATGCAGCGGCATTGCGCAACATGGGAGAAGCCCAGCGCTTCTTACAGAATATCGATGAAGACCACAAGCCGATTGCCGTGATTTGCCATGGCGGCTGGCTGCTGGTGTCGGCCGGCCTGGTTGAAGGTCGCACGATGACCAGCTACCCGGCGCTGGAACAGGATATCCGCAATGCCGGCGGCAACTGGGTCGATCAGGAAGTGGTGAGGGATGGCAACCTGGTCAGCAGCCGCAAGCCGGAAGACATTCCTGCATTCAACGACAAGATGGTCGAAGTGATCGCCGAACGGCTGCAATCGCATCTACGCGGCACCGCGGATGAACATGCGGTGGGCATCGCGGGCAGCTAAGGAACGTGCACGAAATAATTTCCCGATTTGGTTCACGTCCGACGGGCGCGCTGCAGCGTTGCTCGGCGTCGCCATAGCTCGCTATGACTCCTTCTCGCGCCTTGCAGCGCATCCCGTCGGACGCGTCCAAATCGGTAACTTATTCCGTACACATTCCTAAGCGAACAAGCCGCGAATCAATTTCTGGCATGGGACAGGTGGAAGCTTTCCAGTCCTTCCACCTGCGACATGTCCTTCGCCAGTTCGCTGATCGGTGCGCCGCTGCTTTTACTGTAGGCCACTGCGACGAAATGCCATTCGGTCTTGCCATGCTGTACGGCAATCGAGATCGACCCGCTGGCGATTTCATAGCCGCGCTTCAACGCCGCATCGCGCAAGCGCTGCTCGCTCGGCGCCGCACCTTCCTTGAAGCGCATCACGATGGCAATCGCTTGCCGCGACGGCAAGCGGCTCGCCAGCTTGGGTACGCCTATCATGCAGGCGGCCGACATCAGCGCCAGCAGCATTGCAGACAGATAAAATCCGACGCCGACCAGCACGCCGATCACCGATGTCGCCCAAATCGATGCCGCAGTGGTGAGGCCGCTGATATTGAAGCCTTCCTTCATGATCACGCCGGCGCCGAGAAAACCGATGCCCGTCACGATGCCCTGAATGACGCGCGTCGGATCGACACCCGGCCCGATCATCACCTGCCCGCCATACCAGTCGCCCGGATAGCCAGCGATCACCGTCAGCGCCGCCGATCCCATGCAAACCAGGCCATAGGTCCGCATGCCTGCGGCGCGGCCGCGATAGGAACGCTCGTAGCCCACCAGCAAGCCAAGCAGCAGCGCGCCGAACAGGCTGAAAAAAACGATGAGATTGGTAGCGACCACCGGCCCCGACCAGAATGCCGCCAGCGATTCGAGCGATGGCAGGTCGGCATAAATGCTATCCATACTTGCCTTTAGATTTTTCCATCCGATTGTTTCATGCGCGAAAGCGCCGCAGTCCGTCCAGATCCAGAATCTGGATGCCGCCGTAGTCGACCTTTAGCAAGCCCGCCTTTTCCAATACCTGCAGCGCCTGATTGGCGCGCTGGCGTGACGCACCGGACAGATAGCCGATTTCTTCCTGCGAAATCTGCAGCAACATGTCGGTGCCCGGATAGAGGTGGGTATTGAACATCGCCGCCAGGCAGCGCGCGACACGGGTATCGACGTCGAGCAGGCGGTCGAACTCGACCATGCCAATGAATTGCCCAAGCCGCTCGTTGAGTTGCATTAACAGGAAGCGGGTAAACGGCAGGCTGGTATCGAGCAGCCACATGAAGGTCTTGGCCGGCATGCGCGCGACCCGGCTGTCGCGCAGTGCGGTGACATCGTATTTGCGCTGCTCTCCCTTGAGCAGCGTGCCTTCGCCAAACCAGCCGCCGGCCGACAAGCCGGTGAACGTAACCGACTTGCCTTCCGGCGAAAGATTGTTCATCTTCACCAAGCCTTCGATCACGCCTATCCACGCGTCAACCTTCTCCCCCTTGCGGCAGACATAACCGCCCTTGGGCACGAACTGCTCGACGGTATCGGCTTCGACACGCGCCATCTGTTCCGCAGTCAACTGCCGTGCCCAGATGGTTTCGCGCAGCACTTCTTTCAATGGACGCTTTTCTATAGACATGGTGCGATGCATCAACGATAGTTTTTGTTTTAATCAGGATTGTCGGGCAAATGACAGCGCACAGAGACTTCGCTGTCTAGTATGCTGACAACAAAGAACAAAGAATAACGGAGACATTGTAAGCCGACTCGCCCGACGCGCCTATGCTCGCGGGCAAAGACACTGCTGGCTTGCATCGCCCATCGAGTCAGCTCGACGGCGCTCCGCATCAGATCCTTCGTGACGGTACACCAACGGTACATCTGTTATAAGAGAGTGGGACGATGAGTGAGACAAGCAAACCGGGCGGACGCACCTTTCCCCGCATGCTGCTGCAGCATGCGCAAAGCCGCGCCGACAAACCCGCCTTCCGTGAAAAAGATCTCGGCATCTGGCAAACCTGGAATTGGGCGCAGGTCGCCGACGAAGTGCGCGCGCTGGCATGCGGACTGGCGGCAATGGGATTCAAGCGCGGCATGAATCTGGCGATCGTCGGCGACAACCGTCCGCGCCTGTACTGGTCGATGGCAGCCGCCCAATGCCTCGGCGGCGTGGCGGTCCCGCTGTACCAGGATGCGCCGGCGGCCGATATGGCTTATGTGCTGGACGATGCGGAAATCGACTTTGCGATTGTTGAAGACCAGGAACAGGTCGACAAGCTGTTTGAAATCAAGCAAGGGCTGAACCGCATTTCCCACATCGTTTACGACGATGAGCGCGGGATGCGACATTACCAGCAAGCCGAACTGACCTCGTTTGAAAAGGTGCAGCAGCTGGGCCGCGAATTCGAACGTGACCATCCCGGCTTTTTCATGAATGAAGTCAACGCCGGCAGCGAAGACGATACCGCAGTGATGCTCTATACCTCGGGCACCACCGGCAAGCCCAAGGGCGTGTGCCAGACGCATCGCTCCTTCATGGCGGCCGCGGTCGGCGGCGTCGGCTTCGACAAGCTCACCGGCGACGACGACATCCTGTCCTACCTGCCGATGGCTTGGGTCGGCGATCACTTGTTCTCGTTCGCGCAGGCAATGGTCGCGGGTTTCACGGTCAATTGCCCGGAGTCCGGCGATACCGTGATGACCGATATGCGCGAAATCGGACCCACCTATTATTTCGCCCCGCCACGCGTGTTTGAAAACATGCTGACCACGGTCATGATCCGGATGGAAGACGCCGGGTCGATCAAGCGCAAGATGTTCCATCACTATATGGATGTCGCGCGTCGCGTCGGAGCGGATATTCTCGACCGCAAGCCGGTCTCATTGCTCGACCGGCTGCGCTATGCAATGGGCAATGTGCTCGTCTACGGCCCGCTGAAAAACGTGCTCGGCTTGTCGCGCGTGCGCGTCGCGTATACCGCCGGTGCAGCGATCGGTCCGGACCTGTTCCGCTTTTACCGTTCTATCGGGGTCAACCTGAAGCAGCTGTATGGCTCGACAGAAACCTGCGCCTATGTGTGCCTGCAACCGGACGGAAACATCAAGTTCGACAGCGTCGGCCTGCCGGCACCCGGTGTCGAAGTCAAGCTTGCGCCCAACGGCGAAGTGCTGGTGAAGTCGGCGTCCATGCTCAAGGAATACTATAAGCGGCCCGATGCGACGCAGGAAGTCATCGATGCGGATGGTTACTTCCATACCGGCGATGCCGGCCTGTTCGATGAAGAAGGCCATCTGAAGATCATCGACCGTGCCGCCGATGTCGGCCGGATGACCAACGGAGCGATCTTCGCGCCCAACTATATCGAGAACAAGCTCAAGTTCTTCCCCTTCATCAAGGAAGCGGTCGCCTTCGGCAACGAGCGAGACCGGGTGTGTGCGTTCATCAACATCGATATGGAAGCGGTCGGCAACTGGTCCGAGCGGCGCGGCATTGCGTATTCGGGCTATACCGATCTCGCGGCCAAGCGCGAAACCTATGACCTGATCGCCGAATGCGTGGAAAAGGTCAACGCCGACCTGGCGAGCGAAGCCCTGATGTCGGACACGCAGATCCATCGCTTCCTGGTGTTGCACAAGGAACTGGATCCGGACGACGACGAGTTGACGCGCACCCGCAAGGTACGCCGGCGTTTTGTCGCGGAAAAATACAAGGCGCTGATCGACGCGCTGTATGCGGGCAAGACGTCGCAATACATAGAAACCCAGGTCAAGTTCGAAGACGGCCGCAAGGGCACGGTTTCGGCCGACCTGCGCATCGTCGATGTAAAGACCTATGGCGAATTGAAGAAGGCGGCATAAGCGATGAACGATAACCGCAAGATCGGCAATGTAATCCTGGACCTGCAGCATATCTCGCTCGCCTTCGGCGGGGTCAAGGCCTTGACCGATATCTCCTTCGATGTGCGCGAGCATGAGATCCGCGCGATCATCGGCCCCAACGGCGCGGGCAAGAGCTCGATGCTGAATGTGATCAATGGCGTGTACCGGCCGCAGCAGGGCAAGATCATTTATCGCGGCGAAGAACGGCACGACATGAATACCTATGCGGCGGCCAAGAGCGGCATTGCACGCACCTTTCAGAATATCGCGCTGTTCAAGGGCATGACCGTGCTCGACAACATCATGACCGGCCGTAACCTGAAGATGCAGACCAATTTCCTGCTGCAGGCGATTTACTGGGGTCCGGCGCAGCGCGAGGAAATCGCGCATCGCAAGAAGGTGGAATCAATCATCGACTTCCTGGAAATCCAGCATATCCGCAAGACGCCGGTTTCGCGCTTGCCCTATGGCTTGCAAAAGCGTGTGGAGCTGGGGCGCGCGCTGGCGGCGGAACCGGAAATCCTGTTGCTGGACGAGCCGATGGCCGGGATGAATGTCGAGGAAAAGCAGGACATGTGCCGCTTCATCCTCGATGTGAATGACCAGTTCGGCACCACGATCGTGCTGATCGAGCACGACATGGGTGTGGTGATGGATATTTCGGATCGGGTAGTGGTGCTGGATTACGGCAAGAAGATCGGCGATGGTACGCCGGAGGAAGTGCGCAGTAATCAGGATGTGATCAATGCGTATCTCGGCGTAGCGCATTAACGGACAGGCTCC includes:
- a CDS encoding formate dehydrogenase subunit gamma, coding for MNKWITAFALAMTLATSGVMAQDPKAPATQPAPAPAAAAPAATTPAAPNVESVDILKQNQAERTRDQPGNNAPTWRIIKEGTNNYSSLPGPEMGVLIQPKAQFPGQSYATTAGEAWRQYRNGPLTNIGGWLLIIAIIALAAIYLIKGRIRLKGARTGRLIERFTSLERITHWTVAITFLTLALSGLIMLFGKYVLMPVFGHTLFGWLAFACKNIHNFVGPVFTISLVLMFVLYVKDNLPQRGDGRWLARLGGAIGKEHVSAGRFNAGEKLWFWGGVVTLGLIVSASGFVLDMLVPGMVYTRSNMQIANIIHLIAAVLVVAMSFGHIYLGTIGMEGAYDAMRRGYVDDTWAKEHHDLWYQQIQNGEVPRVRTQQRPGDPGPVKAV
- a CDS encoding formate dehydrogenase accessory sulfurtransferase FdhD, whose amino-acid sequence is MPRRPYLTNATVNLTQEVEVMDERGRISKIFIPAERPLTVYVDKRELVTLMTLGGAPEALTLGYLRNQRLVRSIEDIESITVDWEVEAVAVKTFSGIADVEERTSRKVVTTGCGQGSVFGGLMDEVERITLPPDARLRQSTLYQIVDTIRTQQSIYKQAGSVHGCALFSAEGEMLYFVEDVGRHNAVDAIAGRMWLDDVGGGDKVFYTTGRLTSEMVIKGAQMGIPFLLSRSGTTQMGHMVAERLGMTLLARCTGKHFLALSGRDRLIMEPHLAEVLRVA
- a CDS encoding ABC transporter permease, whose amino-acid sequence is MHLLDAIRDAFALLLSGDAELWQVIWVSLKTTVVALLFATPLAILLGYLIAARSFAGRRIVIWLVQASLSLPTVLIGLLLYLMLSRQGPLGDFRWLFSQSGIVAGQVLIALPVLISFTLAAVQAADLRLTETAVTLGASGWRVMFTVLYEVRFGVMAAVISGFGRVISEVGCAIMVGGNIAGDTRTITTAIALQTSKGEFAQGIALGMVLIVIALAINAVLLLLQGDPRTARGVS
- a CDS encoding energy-coupling factor ABC transporter ATP-binding protein, with translation MRILLSIHQLKKQFGERQLFEIEHLTIRQASAYVLTGLNGTGKSTLLRILAGLEPAQASEVVFLDQSLALAPYPSSMRAAIVYVHQHPVMFSTSVAHNIGYGLVARGLPKAEVARHVDEAMEWAGVSHLRDSKPLTLSGGEKQRIALARAKVLEPKLLLLDEPTANLDGAAREQVIALIPSLVKNGGSVVMACHDRDLIALPGVERLKLRDGRLQARQQRVRVA
- a CDS encoding substrate-binding domain-containing protein — its product is MMRTRMVSLLAALLFLSSLASAQQVLKLSTTTSTDNSGLLKFLLPPFEAQSGLKVQVISVGTGKALELAKNGDVDVTLVHARPSEDKFVAEGHGVNRRNVMYNDFIIVGPAADPAGIKGEKNLIAALKRIVDTKARFISRGDNSGTDQMERAYWKDVGAKPAGNAYVSAGLGMGEVLTMAAELQAYTLTDRATYVAYQAKTGLAIAVEGDAKMFNPYGIIAVNPAKYKDINYKGAMQLIDWITSEAGQQRIAAFRVDGKQLFFPSATAR
- a CDS encoding type 1 glutamine amidotransferase domain-containing protein, encoding MMDPVLNGMNVAILVTDGFEQVELTEPKKALEAVGALTRIVSDKFDKVRGMHHDQQGDEFTVDLLLREADAKAFDAVLLPGGKVNAAALRNMGEAQRFLQNIDEDHKPIAVICHGGWLLVSAGLVEGRTMTSYPALEQDIRNAGGNWVDQEVVRDGNLVSSRKPEDIPAFNDKMVEVIAERLQSHLRGTADEHAVGIAGS
- a CDS encoding MgtC/SapB family protein: MPSLESLAAFWSGPVVATNLIVFFSLFGALLLGLLVGYERSYRGRAAGMRTYGLVCMGSAALTVIAGYPGDWYGGQVMIGPGVDPTRVIQGIVTGIGFLGAGVIMKEGFNISGLTTAASIWATSVIGVLVGVGFYLSAMLLALMSAACMIGVPKLASRLPSRQAIAIVMRFKEGAAPSEQRLRDAALKRGYEIASGSISIAVQHGKTEWHFVAVAYSKSSGAPISELAKDMSQVEGLESFHLSHARN
- a CDS encoding Crp/Fnr family transcriptional regulator, which encodes MSIEKRPLKEVLRETIWARQLTAEQMARVEADTVEQFVPKGGYVCRKGEKVDAWIGVIEGLVKMNNLSPEGKSVTFTGLSAGGWFGEGTLLKGEQRKYDVTALRDSRVARMPAKTFMWLLDTSLPFTRFLLMQLNERLGQFIGMVEFDRLLDVDTRVARCLAAMFNTHLYPGTDMLLQISQEEIGYLSGASRQRANQALQVLEKAGLLKVDYGGIQILDLDGLRRFRA
- a CDS encoding AMP-dependent synthetase/ligase, yielding MSETSKPGGRTFPRMLLQHAQSRADKPAFREKDLGIWQTWNWAQVADEVRALACGLAAMGFKRGMNLAIVGDNRPRLYWSMAAAQCLGGVAVPLYQDAPAADMAYVLDDAEIDFAIVEDQEQVDKLFEIKQGLNRISHIVYDDERGMRHYQQAELTSFEKVQQLGREFERDHPGFFMNEVNAGSEDDTAVMLYTSGTTGKPKGVCQTHRSFMAAAVGGVGFDKLTGDDDILSYLPMAWVGDHLFSFAQAMVAGFTVNCPESGDTVMTDMREIGPTYYFAPPRVFENMLTTVMIRMEDAGSIKRKMFHHYMDVARRVGADILDRKPVSLLDRLRYAMGNVLVYGPLKNVLGLSRVRVAYTAGAAIGPDLFRFYRSIGVNLKQLYGSTETCAYVCLQPDGNIKFDSVGLPAPGVEVKLAPNGEVLVKSASMLKEYYKRPDATQEVIDADGYFHTGDAGLFDEEGHLKIIDRAADVGRMTNGAIFAPNYIENKLKFFPFIKEAVAFGNERDRVCAFINIDMEAVGNWSERRGIAYSGYTDLAAKRETYDLIAECVEKVNADLASEALMSDTQIHRFLVLHKELDPDDDELTRTRKVRRRFVAEKYKALIDALYAGKTSQYIETQVKFEDGRKGTVSADLRIVDVKTYGELKKAA
- a CDS encoding ABC transporter ATP-binding protein; this encodes MNDNRKIGNVILDLQHISLAFGGVKALTDISFDVREHEIRAIIGPNGAGKSSMLNVINGVYRPQQGKIIYRGEERHDMNTYAAAKSGIARTFQNIALFKGMTVLDNIMTGRNLKMQTNFLLQAIYWGPAQREEIAHRKKVESIIDFLEIQHIRKTPVSRLPYGLQKRVELGRALAAEPEILLLDEPMAGMNVEEKQDMCRFILDVNDQFGTTIVLIEHDMGVVMDISDRVVVLDYGKKIGDGTPEEVRSNQDVINAYLGVAH